In the Clostridium gelidum genome, ATCAAATTTTATATGACAATATCCAGTTGGATTTTTATCTAAATAATCTTGATGATATTCTTCCGCTGTATAGTATTTTTCCAGTGGTTTAACTTCAGTTACAATGGATTTTTTATATTGTTCTTGTGTTTTGATTTTACTTTTATTAATTATATCTAAATCTGATTCATCAATGTAATAAATTCCACTTCTATACTGAGTACCAACATCTCCTGCTTGCCTATTTACTGTTGTAGGATCAATTATGCTCCAAAACTTATCTAATAATATATCTAATGATACTAGTTTTTCATCATAGGTAATATAGCATACCTCAACAAAATATGTATCCTTATTACATACCTCTTCATAAGTTGGATTTTCTGTTTTTCCATTTGCATATCCTACTTCTGTTTTACTTACTCCTGGTATCATCGCAAAAAACTTTTCTACACCCCAGAAGCAACCTCCACCTAAAATTATTTTTTTCATATTATCACATCCTTTACTAAAATTATAAATCCAAATAATAATAATATTATTATATTGTAATTACGTTTAGAAATATATACACATATCTTACATTATTATAACACCTACAAATTTTAATTGTTACATCATTTAATAATATTACAGTTTAGTTTTCCTATTTTTAAATGGCAATAAAAAAACAATAAAGTAGAACGTTGCTCCAGTCAAAAAACACCTAAGTAAAAATTGGTATTCTCTAGTAATATAATTCCCTATAGCTAATCTACCAGCAATATTAAATAGAACAGCAAATAAAAACAAAGTAATTCTTATACTTGCTTTGCTATTTATTAATTTTTCTACGCCTAATTTGGTGCAAAGAAAATCAACTATTAAATATGCTACAAAACATACTCCAAGTCCTAAAAACAAACTATTCATAAAAAATTCTCCTCAATATATAATTCAATTATATTATTATACCTTCAAAATGATCCATTTCATGTT is a window encoding:
- the msrA gene encoding peptide-methionine (S)-S-oxide reductase MsrA, which codes for MKKIILGGGCFWGVEKFFAMIPGVSKTEVGYANGKTENPTYEEVCNKDTYFVEVCYITYDEKLVSLDILLDKFWSIIDPTTVNRQAGDVGTQYRSGIYYIDESDLDIINKSKIKTQEQYKKSIVTEVKPLEKYYTAEEYHQDYLDKNPTGYCHIKFD